A portion of the Flavobacterium limnophilum genome contains these proteins:
- a CDS encoding sialidase family protein — MRILKTTSLLLLTVLLLGSCKSALEKKTWKEGILVDQFVFDKAPYPSCHSITIVEATNGDLVSAWFGGSHERHPDVCIYSAIKPKGSDKWGEPIKVADGVMKDGTRFPTWNPVLYQIPNGDLMLFYKIGPKPSEWWGVYRTSSDGGKTWSDKIDMPSKDFLGPIKNKPVLLSNGTLLLPSSTEGNGWHLRMESTPDFGKTWVMGDTISRGKQKINAIQPSILFHKDGRIQAIGRTKNRAIFSTFSKDYGKTWSDVELIGLPNNNSGTDAVTLKNGKHLLVYNHVLPPGKEAKGPRTPLNVSISDDGINWKAALVLEDSKISQYSYPSMIQSKDGMVHIVYTWRREKLKYVKIDPSKLKAIPIKNGIWPGQEGVEVKAVKAEEE; from the coding sequence ATGAGAATTTTAAAGACAACAAGCCTTCTACTTTTAACCGTGCTACTTTTGGGAAGCTGTAAATCAGCTTTGGAGAAAAAAACTTGGAAAGAAGGAATTTTGGTAGATCAATTTGTATTTGATAAAGCACCTTATCCGTCCTGCCACTCCATAACAATTGTGGAAGCGACGAACGGTGATTTAGTTTCGGCCTGGTTTGGCGGAAGCCACGAAAGACATCCCGATGTTTGTATTTATTCGGCTATAAAACCCAAAGGAAGCGACAAATGGGGTGAACCCATTAAGGTAGCCGATGGTGTGATGAAAGATGGAACAAGATTCCCGACTTGGAATCCTGTTTTGTACCAAATTCCGAATGGAGATTTAATGTTGTTTTATAAAATAGGACCAAAACCATCCGAGTGGTGGGGCGTTTACAGAACTTCTTCTGATGGCGGAAAAACCTGGTCTGACAAGATTGATATGCCGAGTAAAGATTTTCTGGGACCAATCAAAAACAAGCCGGTTTTATTGAGCAACGGAACATTATTGCTTCCTTCAAGTACCGAAGGAAATGGCTGGCATTTGCGTATGGAATCAACTCCCGACTTCGGAAAAACTTGGGTTATGGGTGATACCATTTCAAGAGGGAAACAAAAAATCAATGCCATTCAGCCCAGTATTTTGTTTCACAAAGACGGACGTATTCAGGCTATCGGAAGAACCAAAAACCGAGCTATTTTCAGCACTTTTTCTAAAGACTACGGAAAAACTTGGTCGGATGTGGAACTAATCGGTTTGCCAAATAACAACTCTGGAACAGATGCCGTAACATTGAAAAACGGAAAACATTTGTTGGTGTACAACCACGTTCTACCTCCCGGAAAAGAAGCGAAAGGGCCAAGAACCCCATTGAATGTTTCCATTTCTGACGACGGAATCAATTGGAAAGCAGCTTTGGTTTTGGAAGATTCCAAAATCAGCCAATATTCCTATCCTTCGATGATTCAAAGCAAGGACGGAATGGTGCATATCGTTTACACTTGGAGAAGAGAAAAACTGAAATATGTAAAAATCGATCCAAGTAAATTAAAAGCAATTCCAATCAAAAACGGAATCTGGCCTGGACAAGAAGGTGTTGAAGTGAAAGCTGTTAAAGCGGAAGAGGAATAA
- a CDS encoding MGH1-like glycoside hydrolase domain-containing protein translates to MLQNFKYKIIAFVILMAAFSSCKSGAGHSKKGTSAVLKANNFKHYVDYFNTMEDENLKFAIPNDSAWTWMEKNVPLFECPQQNFEEIYYYRWWTARKHIKKTPLGFGITEFLVQRSYADKYNLIACAVGHHINEFRWVHDPQYIEQDVKIWYRGNEGKPMNKLYKFSSWTADALYNRYLVNKDEKFLLDMYPDMVTDYAVWEKDRQRKDGLFWQHDVKDGMEESLSGGRKVQNARPTINSYMYGNAMAISKMAAMKGDKEAESKFKAKADTLQKLVETRLWNQKNNFFETFTEKDTLAQVREAIGFIPWYFNLPQKDKGFEKAWEQIKDEKGFSAPFGLTTAERRSPRFRTHGTGTCEWDGAIWPFATSQTLTALANVLNNYNQNFVAKTDYFKQMDLYVQSQYYRGKPYIGEYLDETTGYWLMGDRERSRYYNHSTFNDLMITGLVGLRPRADGKIEVNPLIPQEKWDWFCLDNVLYHGNIITILWDKTGEKYKKGKGFRIFKNGKEIAVSEKLEKLVSE, encoded by the coding sequence ATGTTACAGAATTTTAAATACAAAATAATCGCTTTCGTAATCCTGATGGCAGCTTTCAGTAGTTGTAAATCGGGTGCGGGGCATTCTAAAAAAGGAACTTCAGCTGTTTTGAAAGCCAATAATTTTAAGCATTATGTGGATTATTTCAACACGATGGAAGACGAGAATCTGAAATTTGCGATTCCGAATGACAGTGCGTGGACGTGGATGGAAAAGAATGTTCCGTTGTTTGAATGTCCACAGCAAAATTTTGAGGAGATTTATTATTATCGTTGGTGGACGGCTCGAAAACACATCAAAAAAACGCCACTTGGTTTCGGAATTACCGAGTTTTTGGTGCAACGTTCGTATGCCGATAAATACAATTTGATTGCCTGTGCCGTTGGGCATCATATTAACGAATTTCGTTGGGTGCACGATCCGCAGTATATTGAGCAGGATGTGAAAATTTGGTACCGAGGCAATGAAGGAAAACCGATGAACAAATTGTACAAATTCAGTAGTTGGACAGCCGATGCTTTGTACAACCGTTATTTGGTGAACAAAGACGAAAAATTCTTGTTGGATATGTACCCGGATATGGTGACGGATTATGCGGTTTGGGAAAAAGACCGTCAGCGCAAGGATGGCTTGTTTTGGCAACACGATGTAAAAGACGGAATGGAAGAATCCTTGAGTGGTGGGCGAAAAGTACAAAATGCAAGACCAACAATCAACAGTTATATGTATGGCAATGCTATGGCGATTTCCAAAATGGCGGCGATGAAAGGCGACAAGGAAGCGGAATCAAAATTCAAAGCCAAAGCAGATACACTTCAAAAATTGGTCGAAACCCGATTATGGAATCAAAAAAACAATTTTTTTGAGACCTTTACAGAGAAAGATACGTTGGCGCAAGTAAGGGAAGCAATCGGATTTATTCCGTGGTATTTTAACTTGCCACAAAAAGACAAAGGTTTTGAAAAAGCCTGGGAACAGATTAAGGATGAAAAAGGGTTTTCGGCACCTTTTGGATTGACAACTGCCGAGCGCAGAAGTCCACGTTTTAGAACCCACGGAACCGGAACTTGTGAATGGGATGGAGCGATTTGGCCTTTTGCCACTTCTCAAACCTTGACGGCTTTGGCAAATGTGTTGAATAATTACAACCAAAATTTCGTTGCCAAAACCGATTATTTCAAACAAATGGATTTGTATGTGCAATCGCAATATTACCGAGGAAAGCCATACATTGGAGAATATCTGGACGAAACAACCGGTTATTGGTTGATGGGTGACAGGGAGCGCAGCCGTTATTACAATCATTCGACTTTCAACGATTTGATGATTACGGGATTGGTAGGATTGCGACCAAGAGCAGATGGAAAAATTGAGGTAAATCCGTTGATTCCACAGGAAAAATGGGATTGGTTTTGTTTGGATAACGTATTGTATCACGGGAATATCATCACGATTCTTTGGGATAAAACGGGAGAAAAATACAAGAAAGGAAAAGGTTTTCGAATTTTTAAAAACGGAAAAGAAATTGCGGTTTCAGAAAAATTGGAGAAATTAGTATCGGAATAG
- a CDS encoding sugar phosphate isomerase/epimerase family protein, translated as MKNSNFIKTAVIVLIVVFSGTFNSTVSAQSSKKQRYKVAVCDWMILKRQKLGAFALAAEIKADGIELDMGGLGKRPTFDSKLGDPIERQKFLDKSKETGIGISSIAMSGFYAQSFAKRESITLMIEDCVKAMKNMKVKVAYLPLGTESDLNKNPELRPIIIERLKWAGKQVGKIGGVIAIETSLNATEEKKLFEEIGCKHIKSSFNFANAVDNGRDIATELKILGKKHLAQIHASTTDKVWLENDKAVDMPKIKKTLDEMNWKGWLIVERSRDVTQVHNVKANYGANVAYLKKIFQN; from the coding sequence ATGAAAAATAGTAATTTTATAAAAACGGCTGTTATAGTTTTGATAGTTGTTTTTTCTGGAACATTCAATAGCACCGTTTCAGCCCAGTCATCAAAAAAACAACGTTACAAAGTGGCTGTTTGCGATTGGATGATTTTAAAAAGACAAAAATTGGGTGCTTTTGCTTTGGCTGCCGAAATAAAAGCAGACGGAATCGAACTCGATATGGGGGGATTGGGAAAAAGACCAACATTCGACAGCAAATTAGGCGATCCAATCGAAAGACAAAAATTTCTGGATAAATCCAAAGAAACAGGTATCGGAATCAGTTCTATTGCTATGTCAGGATTTTATGCACAGTCTTTTGCCAAAAGAGAATCCATCACACTTATGATTGAGGATTGCGTCAAGGCAATGAAAAATATGAAGGTAAAAGTCGCTTATTTACCTCTTGGAACAGAAAGCGATTTGAATAAAAATCCTGAACTACGTCCGATCATTATCGAAAGATTAAAATGGGCTGGAAAACAAGTCGGTAAAATAGGAGGAGTTATCGCCATTGAAACTTCATTAAACGCTACCGAAGAGAAAAAACTATTCGAAGAAATTGGCTGTAAGCACATCAAAAGTTCTTTCAATTTTGCCAATGCCGTAGATAATGGAAGAGACATCGCCACCGAATTAAAGATTTTAGGTAAAAAACATCTGGCACAAATTCACGCTTCGACAACAGATAAAGTCTGGTTGGAAAATGATAAAGCAGTAGATATGCCAAAAATCAAAAAAACGTTGGACGAAATGAATTGGAAAGGCTGGTTAATCGTAGAACGCTCCCGTGATGTGACGCAAGTACATAACGTAAAAGCTAATTATGGAGCCAACGTGGCGTATTTGAAGAAAATTTTTCAGAATTAA
- a CDS encoding alpha-L-rhamnosidase → MKKTFLHSFILIASLCFSLAQAQNKISVTNLQCEMLNNPEGIDVLKPRLSWQIKSDVNDVKQTAYQIVVASTLENLNANKADLWDSGRVTSDESVNIIYNGKKLGDRQNAFWKVTVFTNKGEIKSTENAHFSIGILTYADWKSTRWIGYEKLSKEDSVSQYSRLSARYLRKEINLKKQVKSAKVYIMGMGLYELYINGNKIGDQVLAPVPTDYTKNVKYNVFDVTSQLKEGKNMLGTILGNGRFFAMRQDYKPYKIKSFGFPKMALQLFVEYTDGTKDIIRTDDTWKLTTDGPILSNNEYDGEEYDARKEMKGWATINFDDKNWVNARYVQEPGGFYEAQMTPNMKIMGEVKPISIKATAKGTYILDMGQNMVGWLQLKVKGKSGDQITMKFAESLQADGSLYIANLRDAKTTDVYTLKGEGEEIWEPRFIFHGFRFVEISGFPTKPTLDNFVGKVVYDDIKTTGTFESSDATMNQIFKNAWWGISGNYKGMPIDCPQRNERQPWLGDRTTGAYGESFLFDNQTLYAKWLDDIKYSQTQDGGLPDVAPAFWRYYGDNVTWPGTYITVGDMLYQQFGDKEVIKKQYPSMKKWMVYMEENYLQNDLMDKDKYGDWCVPPESLELIRSKDPARLTDGQLLSTAFYYQLLNIMKKFAKIANADADIAHYDDLTVRIKKAFNAKFLNTEKNYYANNTVTANVLPLAFGLVPENLIDKVFQNMVHEVEVTKNGHISTGVIGTQFLMRTLTNFGRGDLAYKLASNKTYPSWGYMVENGATTIWELWNGNTADPTMNSQNHVMLLGDLLIWYYENMAGIKSNPETPGFKQIIMKPDFNAGLTFVNASYESINGLIKSNWKKNKTNLIWKITIPANSSALVYLPTANASDVKVNKEKVSKNYKIENNKLVLELPSGTYELNVNNIK, encoded by the coding sequence ATGAAAAAGACATTTCTACATTCCTTCATCCTTATTGCATCGCTCTGTTTTTCTTTGGCGCAAGCCCAAAATAAAATCAGTGTCACGAATCTGCAATGCGAAATGCTGAACAATCCGGAAGGAATCGATGTGCTGAAACCTCGTTTGAGCTGGCAGATAAAATCCGATGTGAACGATGTAAAACAAACCGCCTATCAAATTGTGGTTGCTTCGACTTTGGAAAATCTGAATGCGAACAAAGCCGATTTATGGGACAGCGGAAGAGTTACAAGTGACGAATCTGTCAATATAATTTACAACGGAAAAAAGTTGGGAGACAGACAAAATGCGTTTTGGAAAGTAACTGTTTTTACGAATAAAGGCGAAATTAAATCTACTGAAAATGCCCATTTCAGCATCGGGATTTTAACCTATGCCGACTGGAAATCGACACGCTGGATTGGCTATGAAAAATTATCGAAAGAGGATAGCGTTTCCCAGTATTCGAGATTGTCTGCGCGTTATTTGCGAAAAGAAATCAATCTGAAAAAACAAGTCAAATCTGCCAAGGTTTATATTATGGGGATGGGCTTGTATGAGCTGTACATCAATGGAAATAAAATTGGCGATCAGGTTTTGGCACCCGTTCCGACGGATTACACCAAAAACGTAAAATACAATGTTTTTGATGTGACTTCGCAGTTGAAAGAAGGCAAAAATATGTTGGGAACGATTTTAGGAAACGGACGATTTTTTGCGATGCGTCAGGACTACAAGCCGTATAAAATAAAATCATTTGGTTTTCCAAAAATGGCTTTGCAGTTGTTTGTCGAATATACCGATGGAACCAAAGACATCATCCGAACTGACGATACCTGGAAATTAACCACTGACGGACCAATTTTGTCCAACAACGAATACGACGGTGAAGAATACGATGCCCGCAAAGAAATGAAAGGCTGGGCGACGATCAATTTTGACGATAAAAATTGGGTAAATGCCAGATACGTTCAGGAACCGGGCGGTTTTTATGAAGCACAGATGACGCCGAATATGAAAATAATGGGCGAAGTAAAACCAATTTCGATAAAAGCGACTGCAAAAGGAACTTATATTCTCGATATGGGTCAGAATATGGTGGGTTGGTTGCAACTGAAAGTAAAAGGAAAAAGCGGAGACCAAATCACGATGAAATTTGCCGAATCTTTGCAGGCTGATGGTTCGTTATACATTGCCAATTTGCGTGATGCAAAAACAACTGATGTTTACACTTTGAAAGGCGAAGGCGAAGAAATATGGGAACCTCGTTTTATATTTCACGGTTTTCGATTTGTGGAAATTTCAGGTTTTCCGACCAAACCAACTTTGGATAATTTCGTTGGAAAAGTGGTTTATGACGATATTAAAACGACAGGAACTTTTGAATCTTCGGATGCGACAATGAATCAGATTTTCAAAAATGCGTGGTGGGGAATCAGCGGAAATTACAAAGGAATGCCAATCGACTGTCCACAGCGAAACGAGCGTCAGCCTTGGTTGGGAGATCGTACAACTGGTGCTTATGGCGAAAGCTTTTTATTCGACAACCAGACTTTGTATGCCAAATGGCTGGATGATATTAAATATTCGCAAACGCAGGACGGCGGATTGCCAGATGTGGCGCCAGCATTTTGGCGTTATTACGGCGATAATGTGACCTGGCCGGGAACTTATATCACGGTGGGCGATATGTTGTACCAACAATTTGGCGACAAAGAAGTGATTAAAAAACAATATCCGTCTATGAAAAAATGGATGGTGTATATGGAAGAAAATTATCTTCAAAATGATTTAATGGACAAGGACAAATACGGCGATTGGTGCGTTCCGCCGGAATCATTAGAGCTGATTCGTTCCAAAGACCCTGCCCGTTTAACCGACGGACAATTATTGTCGACTGCATTTTATTATCAGCTTTTGAACATAATGAAAAAGTTTGCCAAAATCGCAAATGCAGATGCCGATATTGCGCATTATGATGATTTGACCGTCAGAATCAAAAAAGCATTCAATGCCAAATTTTTAAATACGGAGAAAAACTACTACGCCAATAATACGGTAACAGCAAATGTATTGCCTTTGGCTTTTGGGCTGGTTCCTGAAAACTTAATTGACAAGGTTTTCCAAAATATGGTTCACGAAGTTGAGGTTACTAAAAACGGTCATATCAGCACAGGTGTAATCGGAACACAATTTTTGATGCGAACGCTGACGAATTTCGGAAGAGGAGACTTGGCTTATAAACTGGCTTCCAACAAAACGTATCCAAGTTGGGGCTATATGGTCGAAAACGGAGCGACTACTATTTGGGAATTGTGGAACGGAAACACCGCCGATCCCACAATGAATTCACAAAACCACGTAATGCTTTTGGGTGATTTACTGATTTGGTACTACGAAAATATGGCGGGAATCAAGAGCAATCCTGAAACTCCGGGTTTCAAACAAATCATTATGAAACCGGATTTCAATGCCGGACTGACTTTTGTCAATGCTTCTTACGAATCCATTAATGGTTTGATTAAAAGCAATTGGAAGAAAAATAAAACCAATTTAATTTGGAAAATTACCATTCCGGCCAATTCATCGGCACTCGTTTATTTGCCAACAGCGAATGCATCGGATGTGAAAGTGAACAAGGAAAAAGTATCGAAAAACTATAAAATAGAAAATAACAAATTGGTTCTTGAATTGCCTTCGGGAACCTATGAATTGAATGTAAATAATATAAAATAA
- a CDS encoding alpha-d-galacturonidase encodes MKYLSLLFLGLCATFASAQNITIVRDAKAPRAQYGAEKLSETAIAKGFKITFADKTPKKSKDKVIVIGEKGTDFWKQNARTAKIDDSQLTKKEGFQIRTQKNTIYVEGTDATGALYGALELADRIKTSGIIPSEINIEDSPEMVLRGSCIGVQKPVYLPGRDVYEYPYTPESFPWFYDKKLWTKYLDMMVENRMNSLYLWNGHPFASLVKLKDYPFALEVSEEDFKKNEEIYNYLTVEANKRGIWVIQMFYNIIVSKPFAEHYNIKTQDRSRPITPEIADYTKKSITAFIEKYPNVGLLVCLGEAINTIEDDVEWFNKTIIPGVQDGMKALGKTEEPPIIVRAHDTDAPLVMEKALPLYKNLYTMHKYNGESLTTYTPRGPWGEIHKKLSSLNSVHISNVHILANLEPFRYGSPDFIQKTVQAMHSAHGANALHLYPQASYWDWPYTADKTKTGERLLEMDRDWIWYKAWARYAWNSKRDRNEEIKYWDKDLATKYGTDIEGANNIQKAYDESGEIAPKTLRRFGITEGNRQTLLLGMFESQLVNPAKWRVYPGFHESCGPVGELLLEYAKKEWNKEPHVGELPTQIIAEITQHGKLAVEAIDKAESKVTKDKEEFLRLKNDMHAYKAFADFFSEKVKAAILVLRYSYSNEISDLDKALPHLEKSIEHYETLVKLTKDHYLYANSMQTAQRRIPIGGDDGNNKTWAELLPHYERELANFKRNLELLKSSKDGKIVTKEGKPWQTAEVTLLSESKGTYAVKNGTKVYGTDISELTKVAPELQNLKGITFDETAQNEKGTQLKFKNTKAVKLVVGYFNSDQKRFLFPPSLETDAAGNAHGQAEVILASAMNLKELPRINIHTYTFQPGENKLDLGKGRVLILGFIDANQTITTRDVGYIDEGEKGAVDWLFY; translated from the coding sequence ATGAAATATTTAAGCTTACTTTTTTTAGGATTATGTGCCACTTTTGCATCAGCGCAAAACATTACCATCGTTCGCGATGCGAAAGCACCAAGAGCGCAATATGGTGCCGAAAAACTATCAGAAACTGCAATTGCCAAAGGATTCAAAATAACTTTTGCAGACAAAACTCCCAAAAAATCAAAAGACAAAGTAATTGTCATTGGCGAGAAAGGAACCGATTTTTGGAAACAAAATGCCAGAACCGCTAAAATCGACGACAGCCAATTAACCAAAAAAGAAGGCTTTCAAATCCGCACGCAAAAAAACACCATTTACGTTGAAGGAACCGATGCCACCGGAGCTTTGTATGGAGCTTTGGAATTGGCAGACCGAATCAAAACTTCAGGTATAATTCCATCGGAAATCAATATCGAAGACAGTCCTGAAATGGTCTTGAGAGGATCTTGTATCGGAGTACAAAAACCGGTGTATCTTCCGGGGCGGGATGTTTACGAATATCCATACACACCCGAATCGTTCCCTTGGTTTTACGACAAAAAACTATGGACAAAGTACCTCGATATGATGGTCGAAAACCGAATGAACTCTTTGTATTTATGGAACGGACACCCATTTGCATCCTTGGTAAAACTGAAAGATTATCCCTTTGCCTTGGAAGTAAGCGAGGAAGATTTCAAAAAGAACGAAGAAATTTATAACTACCTTACAGTAGAAGCCAACAAAAGAGGAATCTGGGTGATTCAGATGTTTTATAACATCATCGTTTCCAAACCATTTGCGGAGCATTACAACATCAAAACCCAAGATCGTTCCCGCCCGATTACACCAGAAATCGCTGATTATACCAAAAAATCTATCACTGCTTTTATCGAAAAATATCCAAACGTGGGATTGTTGGTTTGCCTTGGCGAAGCCATCAACACGATTGAAGATGACGTAGAATGGTTCAATAAGACCATTATTCCGGGGGTTCAAGACGGAATGAAAGCTTTAGGCAAAACCGAAGAACCACCAATTATCGTTCGCGCTCACGATACCGATGCACCTTTGGTAATGGAAAAAGCACTTCCGTTGTATAAAAATTTATACACGATGCACAAGTACAATGGCGAGTCCTTGACGACTTACACGCCACGCGGACCTTGGGGAGAAATTCACAAAAAGTTGAGTTCGTTGAATTCGGTTCATATTTCAAACGTTCATATTTTGGCGAATCTGGAGCCTTTCCGTTACGGTTCTCCGGATTTTATCCAAAAAACGGTTCAGGCAATGCACAGTGCTCACGGCGCCAATGCGCTACATTTATATCCACAGGCATCCTATTGGGATTGGCCTTACACGGCCGATAAAACCAAAACGGGCGAACGATTGCTCGAAATGGATCGCGACTGGATTTGGTACAAAGCTTGGGCAAGATACGCTTGGAACAGCAAAAGAGACCGAAACGAAGAAATTAAATATTGGGATAAAGATTTGGCAACCAAATACGGAACCGATATAGAAGGCGCCAATAATATCCAAAAAGCATACGATGAGTCGGGAGAAATCGCCCCAAAAACATTAAGACGTTTCGGAATCACCGAAGGAAATCGTCAAACCTTATTATTGGGAATGTTCGAAAGTCAATTGGTAAATCCTGCAAAATGGAGAGTTTACCCTGGATTCCACGAATCTTGTGGACCAGTAGGAGAATTGCTTTTGGAATACGCCAAAAAAGAGTGGAACAAAGAACCGCACGTGGGCGAATTGCCAACGCAAATCATAGCCGAAATCACCCAACACGGAAAATTAGCCGTTGAAGCCATCGACAAAGCCGAGTCAAAAGTGACCAAAGACAAGGAAGAATTTCTCCGCCTCAAAAACGATATGCACGCTTACAAAGCCTTCGCCGATTTCTTTTCGGAGAAAGTGAAAGCCGCAATTTTGGTCTTGCGTTACAGTTATTCCAACGAAATTTCAGATTTGGACAAAGCCTTGCCGCATTTGGAAAAAAGTATAGAACATTATGAAACTTTGGTCAAGTTGACGAAAGACCATTATTTGTATGCCAACAGTATGCAGACAGCACAACGCCGAATCCCGATTGGTGGAGACGATGGAAACAACAAAACTTGGGCCGAATTATTGCCACATTACGAACGTGAATTGGCTAATTTTAAACGAAATTTAGAACTTTTAAAATCATCAAAAGATGGTAAAATTGTAACTAAAGAAGGTAAACCGTGGCAAACTGCCGAAGTAACTTTGTTGTCAGAATCAAAAGGAACTTACGCCGTCAAAAACGGAACAAAAGTGTACGGAACAGATATTTCTGAATTGACAAAAGTAGCTCCTGAATTGCAAAATCTAAAAGGAATTACCTTCGACGAGACAGCACAAAACGAAAAGGGAACACAGCTGAAATTCAAAAATACCAAAGCCGTAAAACTGGTGGTAGGTTATTTCAATTCCGACCAAAAGAGATTTTTATTTCCGCCAAGTTTGGAAACCGATGCTGCCGGAAACGCCCACGGTCAGGCAGAAGTGATACTGGCAAGCGCAATGAATTTGAAGGAATTGCCAAGAATAAACATTCACACCTACACCTTCCAACCGGGCGAAAACAAACTGGATTTAGGCAAAGGAAGAGTCTTGATTTTAGGTTTTATTGATGCGAACCAAACCATCACGACCCGTGATGTAGGTTATATCGACGAAGGCGAAAAAGGAGCAGTGGATTGGTTGTTCTATTAA